The proteins below are encoded in one region of Coleofasciculaceae cyanobacterium:
- a CDS encoding response regulator, which translates to MITLVVANAQQCMIKNLALYFDRVPDISLISYAYNGIEAIKLVEEHQPNVILMELEMPVMNGIEASMIITHRFPYTKIVLLTNQDNRQILSLALEAGAKSLIFKNTRPQDMEQIIRLVIQGFYQFGPILGEDNRRKSLAILANNDASKILNGINEIKQNIALNQETMAKINKQRESSNTNYSPLKNLVFNRDNYRRRYLIDLAQLGNDSFFITGFIMGVFCCAIVFYILSGFSN; encoded by the coding sequence ATGATTACTTTAGTAGTAGCGAATGCTCAACAATGTATGATTAAAAATCTGGCATTGTACTTTGATCGCGTACCAGATATATCTTTAATCTCTTATGCCTACAATGGCATTGAAGCAATTAAATTAGTCGAAGAACATCAGCCCAACGTAATCTTAATGGAGCTTGAAATGCCTGTGATGAATGGCATTGAAGCCTCAATGATTATTACTCACCGTTTTCCTTATACCAAGATTGTCTTACTAACTAATCAGGATAATAGACAGATATTAAGTCTTGCTCTAGAAGCAGGCGCAAAAAGCTTAATTTTTAAGAATACAAGACCGCAAGATATGGAGCAAATTATTCGTTTAGTGATCCAAGGTTTCTATCAATTTGGACCAATATTAGGCGAAGATAATCGAAGAAAGTCTCTTGCAATCTTAGCAAATAATGATGCTAGCAAAATTCTTAATGGCATCAATGAGATAAAGCAAAATATTGCTTTAAATCAAGAAACAATGGCGAAGATAAATAAACAGAGAGAAAGCAGTAATACTAATTACAGTCCGCTGAAAAACCTAGTATTTAATAGAGATAATTATCGTCGCAGATATTTAATCGATTTAGCTCAATTAGGAAACGATTCTTTCTTTATTACTGGTTTTATTATGGGCGTATTCTGTTGTGCGATCGTGTTTTACATTTTATCTGGTTTTTCAAATTAG
- a CDS encoding glycosyltransferase: MQTIKPASGKRRGVYNTQKCRQKFPIRIPTLLILSVLGFFGAIATSWLLGNSQVTELFVQLHLIQSNPPQWLMPPQLDNQYYLLIPTVLLFCVAQVVMKVSPDPQAWSQRLIGTILLALFVRYFLWRSLSTLNFTNPVDGIFSISLFAMELLAMIGIAFQMLLIFTAKNRDREADKYSVAVRENRYRPSVDIFIPTYNEPDFIVKRTIIGCQAINYDRKQVYVLDDTRRQSIKQLAQELGCHYITRSDNSYAKAGNLNNALRQTNSELVVVFDADFVPTTNFLERTVGFFQQEKMALVQTPQSFYNCDPVARNLGLEGILTPEEEVFYRYLQPIKDGAGSVVCAGTSFIARRSALKEIGYFATDSVSEDYFTGIRLAAKGYELAYLDEKLSAGLAAESIGAHIDQRLRWARGTLQAFFIRANPLTIPGLNLWQRLGHLEGLLHWFTCLPRVFFLLVPMVCIFGQLTPVLATSSEIIYIFVPYYALLLTIFAWLNRRSRSILLSDVYSLIQAIPVSITVIEVFLSPFGKGFKVTPKGVAHNKFNYNWSLAFPMTIMFVATIVTFSISLLNIRQTGFNLNLYWSTYNLLTISVAMMTLLDLPKPSFYEWYNHKKEINIYSDRACYQGSTQKISEEGVEILLDGQVDLATNVIVELIPEILLLSGKITRSYVQDGDLRAVMKFQNVSIEQHRELIEMLYCRPGQWHKRDTPNELQSALILFKLLLRPLMFLNAKKVRQLKLQY, from the coding sequence ATGCAAACCATTAAGCCAGCATCAGGGAAAAGAAGAGGGGTCTATAATACTCAAAAATGTAGGCAAAAATTCCCCATTCGCATTCCTACATTGCTGATTTTGTCGGTATTAGGTTTTTTCGGCGCGATCGCAACTTCTTGGCTGTTGGGCAATAGTCAAGTGACAGAATTATTTGTTCAGCTACATTTAATTCAATCAAATCCTCCTCAATGGTTGATGCCCCCACAGCTGGACAACCAGTATTATCTATTAATACCAACGGTGTTGCTGTTTTGCGTAGCGCAGGTGGTGATGAAAGTCTCCCCCGATCCTCAAGCTTGGTCACAACGTTTAATTGGGACTATTTTACTAGCCTTATTTGTGCGTTACTTTTTATGGCGATCTCTGTCTACTCTCAACTTCACAAATCCAGTAGACGGTATCTTCAGCATCTCTTTGTTTGCCATGGAATTACTGGCAATGATTGGAATTGCATTTCAGATGTTGTTGATATTTACCGCCAAAAATCGCGATCGCGAAGCTGATAAGTACAGTGTTGCAGTTCGAGAAAATCGCTACAGACCAAGCGTAGACATATTTATTCCCACCTACAATGAGCCTGACTTTATAGTTAAAAGAACTATTATCGGCTGTCAGGCAATAAACTATGACCGCAAACAAGTCTATGTACTAGACGACACTAGAAGACAAAGTATCAAACAGCTTGCTCAAGAATTAGGCTGCCATTACATTACTCGCTCTGACAATTCTTATGCCAAAGCAGGTAACTTAAACAACGCTCTTAGACAAACAAATAGTGAATTAGTAGTTGTCTTCGATGCCGATTTTGTCCCGACAACTAACTTTTTAGAACGTACCGTTGGTTTCTTTCAACAAGAAAAAATGGCTCTGGTTCAAACTCCTCAAAGCTTTTATAATTGCGATCCTGTTGCTCGTAACCTGGGATTGGAAGGAATTTTAACTCCTGAAGAAGAAGTTTTCTATCGTTATTTACAGCCGATTAAAGATGGTGCAGGTAGCGTGGTTTGTGCGGGAACTTCGTTTATTGCTAGACGTAGTGCGTTAAAAGAGATTGGTTATTTTGCGACGGACTCGGTAAGCGAAGATTATTTCACTGGAATTAGGTTAGCGGCTAAAGGCTATGAACTGGCTTATCTCGATGAAAAACTCAGCGCTGGTTTGGCAGCAGAAAGCATTGGCGCACATATCGATCAAAGATTGAGGTGGGCAAGAGGTACTCTACAAGCCTTTTTTATTCGGGCTAATCCTTTGACTATTCCAGGTTTAAACCTATGGCAAAGGTTGGGACATCTAGAAGGTTTATTGCACTGGTTCACCTGTTTACCCCGCGTATTCTTTCTTCTTGTGCCTATGGTCTGCATTTTTGGTCAGTTAACTCCTGTTTTGGCTACGTCATCTGAAATTATCTATATCTTTGTGCCTTATTACGCTTTACTACTAACCATATTTGCCTGGTTAAACAGGCGATCGCGCTCCATCTTGCTAAGTGACGTTTATTCGTTAATTCAGGCTATTCCTGTCTCTATTACGGTAATTGAAGTATTTTTGAGTCCTTTTGGTAAAGGATTTAAAGTTACGCCTAAAGGAGTAGCCCACAATAAGTTTAACTACAACTGGTCACTGGCTTTCCCGATGACAATTATGTTTGTAGCAACCATAGTTACCTTTAGCATTAGCTTACTAAATATTCGCCAAACAGGTTTTAATCTAAACTTGTATTGGAGTACCTACAATTTGCTGACAATTAGCGTAGCGATGATGACGTTATTGGATTTACCCAAGCCAAGCTTTTATGAATGGTATAACCACAAAAAAGAAATTAACATTTATAGCGATCGCGCCTGTTATCAGGGTAGCACTCAAAAGATTTCCGAAGAAGGAGTCGAAATCTTGTTAGATGGACAAGTCGATTTAGCTACCAACGTCATAGTAGAACTTATACCAGAAATTTTGCTCCTCTCAGGTAAAATTACCCGTAGCTACGTCCAAGATGGTGATTTAAGAGCAGTTATGAAGTTCCAAAACGTTAGTATCGAGCAACATCGCGAACTAATTGAGATGTTATATTGTCGCCCTGGTCAATGGCACAAACGCGATACTCCTAATGAACTTCAGTCGGCACTAATTTTGTTCAAGCTTTTGCTCAGACCATTAATGTTTTTAAATGCTAAGAAGGTTAGACAATTGAAACTACAGTATTAG
- a CDS encoding esterase-like activity of phytase family protein, with protein sequence MTNQLVGFASLPADTLAEGIPAGGNDGEGNPIDANGRTGPFDGQPVQGFSGVQFAPDNTGAFWFLSDNGFGTQENSTDYLLRIYQVDPNFMGVENGDGNVAIENFIQLWDSENLIPFDIVNEDSEDRLLTGGDFDVESFVIDENGDIWSGDEFGPYLLHFDSEGKLLEAPIATPNVTNLDTLNGQDPLVIGHRGASGLLPEHTLEAYKVAIAQGADFIEPDLVTTKDEVLIVRHEPLLDDTTNVAEVFGEDRMSTKILDGEEVTGYFAEDFTLVEIKQLRAVQSQEFRSQEFNGAFEIPTFEEVIQLVQETEAETGIKVGIYPETKHPTFFAQQGLSLEEPLIETLQATGFTDPNRIFIQSFEFQNLIELQGMLDGEGLGDIPLVQLYGDATKDASPDDVFSVPYDLRYNLEQGNDLAAIYGQDFVDGVENGLSENITYRDLDSAEFLQIISDKYAEGAGPWKNNILLRESLDEPVDGDGDGNAEITTQLTGEVTSFIDDAHAAGLQVHPYTHRNEERFLTLEVDGTPQTPEGEIQQLIEIGVDGFFTDFPATGVAVVDSVTGEFVQSPQNPDLGDGLPNLERSQGFEGMAFSPDRKTIYPLLEGTVAGDRENALRIYEFDVESASYAGLVGYYPTTDGNPIGDFTPINDHEFLVIERDNNQGEEAQFKKIFKIDISQVDENGFVAKEEVVDLLNIDDPNDLNGDGKTTFDFPFQTIENIVVVDENTILVANDNNYPFSQGRKDDIDNNEAILINLEVPLNLDPNLGGSTVTPKFLTNSGDTEQPAQMTGLNGYQVDPIFTVGEEVNDYVPPGVLDGLGAFALDDDTVRILSNHEFSADEGYAYTLANGTELTGARVSYFDINKETLELEDSGLAYDKIFNRAGEEVDEASDLEFEGIDRACSAQYVAAHQFGDGRGLEDSLFFTGEETDGGTEFVLDSATNTLHAVPWMGRAAWENVTELDTGTTDKVAFLVGDDREAAPLLMYVGEKDPSQDAGLLERNGLSNGELYAWVPDGDLADTPTFTDEEGEAVDDDNAPDPAGFSGTGNSQAGSWVELDYYRPDLAGSAIDTNDDGEIQDDLGYDELGFATQAQQDELVIDASGFQFSRPEDVATNPEDGTQAVLASTGRGGRFAEDNWGTTYKIDVEFGQSGDPLTGQIDILYDGDDAGNGQFKDSDFGLRSPDNLDWADNGKILIQEDRATFADEDFGGTSGEESSIWELAPESGQLTRVAQMDRSALPEGQTDSEPDDVGNWESSGILDVSHLFDRASGTRFIYGVQAHSLEDGIIADANLVQGGQLAFLTTQAPGEISTHYL encoded by the coding sequence ATGACTAACCAACTAGTTGGTTTTGCCTCTTTACCAGCAGATACTTTGGCTGAAGGCATTCCTGCGGGGGGCAATGACGGTGAAGGTAATCCTATAGATGCCAATGGACGAACAGGTCCGTTTGACGGACAACCAGTCCAGGGTTTTAGTGGGGTACAGTTTGCTCCAGATAATACAGGGGCATTTTGGTTTTTGTCTGATAATGGCTTTGGTACACAAGAAAATAGTACGGATTATTTATTACGCATATATCAAGTAGATCCCAACTTTATGGGAGTGGAAAACGGTGACGGAAATGTAGCCATAGAGAATTTCATTCAGCTTTGGGACTCCGAGAACTTAATTCCTTTTGATATTGTTAACGAAGATAGCGAAGATCGTCTACTTACAGGGGGAGACTTTGATGTCGAATCTTTTGTAATTGACGAAAATGGTGATATTTGGAGTGGGGATGAATTTGGTCCTTACTTATTGCACTTCGATTCTGAAGGAAAATTACTTGAAGCACCCATTGCAACTCCTAATGTTACTAATTTAGATACTCTTAATGGTCAAGACCCACTAGTTATTGGACATCGTGGCGCGAGTGGCTTATTACCAGAACATACATTAGAAGCATACAAAGTTGCGATCGCCCAAGGTGCAGATTTTATTGAACCTGATTTAGTAACTACTAAAGATGAGGTTTTAATTGTTCGTCATGAGCCTTTATTAGATGACACCACTAATGTTGCCGAGGTGTTTGGTGAAGACAGAATGTCTACCAAAATCCTCGATGGAGAAGAAGTAACAGGCTACTTTGCCGAAGATTTTACTTTAGTAGAAATTAAACAATTAAGAGCCGTTCAATCCCAGGAGTTTCGTTCCCAAGAGTTTAATGGTGCTTTTGAGATTCCTACCTTTGAGGAAGTTATTCAGCTAGTCCAAGAGACTGAAGCCGAAACAGGAATTAAAGTTGGCATTTATCCAGAAACCAAACATCCTACCTTTTTCGCTCAACAGGGTTTATCTTTAGAAGAACCCTTAATTGAAACTCTCCAAGCAACAGGATTTACCGACCCTAACCGCATCTTTATTCAATCTTTTGAGTTCCAAAATTTAATTGAACTCCAAGGAATGTTAGATGGTGAGGGGTTAGGAGATATTCCTCTGGTTCAGCTTTACGGTGACGCCACCAAAGATGCCAGTCCTGATGATGTTTTTTCCGTACCCTACGACCTTCGTTATAACCTTGAACAAGGTAATGACTTGGCTGCAATCTACGGTCAAGATTTTGTCGATGGGGTAGAAAACGGTTTATCTGAGAACATTACCTACCGCGATTTGGATAGTGCAGAATTTCTGCAAATTATTAGTGATAAATATGCAGAAGGTGCTGGGCCTTGGAAAAACAATATTTTACTCCGCGAATCTCTTGACGAACCAGTAGACGGAGATGGTGACGGTAATGCTGAAATTACCACCCAGTTAACAGGAGAAGTAACATCTTTTATTGATGATGCTCACGCTGCTGGTTTACAGGTTCACCCTTATACCCATCGTAACGAAGAACGTTTCTTAACTTTAGAAGTAGATGGAACTCCTCAAACTCCAGAGGGCGAAATTCAGCAATTAATTGAAATAGGTGTCGATGGATTTTTTACAGATTTTCCTGCCACTGGTGTGGCGGTAGTCGATTCGGTTACTGGGGAGTTTGTTCAGTCTCCTCAAAACCCCGATCTAGGAGATGGCTTACCTAATTTAGAGCGATCGCAAGGTTTTGAAGGCATGGCGTTTAGTCCTGACCGCAAGACTATCTATCCTCTACTAGAAGGAACAGTAGCTGGCGATCGTGAAAATGCCCTACGCATCTATGAATTCGATGTCGAGTCAGCGTCCTACGCTGGTTTAGTTGGTTACTATCCCACCACCGATGGTAATCCCATTGGTGACTTTACCCCTATCAACGACCATGAATTTTTAGTCATCGAACGGGATAATAACCAAGGGGAAGAAGCACAATTCAAAAAGATCTTCAAAATCGATATTTCCCAAGTAGATGAAAACGGTTTTGTCGCCAAAGAAGAAGTTGTTGACTTATTAAACATCGATGACCCCAATGACTTAAATGGCGATGGCAAGACTACTTTTGATTTCCCTTTTCAAACGATTGAAAACATCGTCGTCGTCGATGAAAACACCATCCTGGTTGCCAACGACAATAACTATCCCTTTTCTCAAGGAAGAAAAGACGACATCGACAACAACGAAGCAATTTTAATTAACCTTGAAGTCCCCTTAAATCTCGATCCTAATCTTGGAGGCAGCACTGTAACCCCTAAATTCTTGACCAATTCTGGCGACACCGAACAACCTGCACAAATGACAGGTTTAAACGGTTATCAAGTAGATCCTATTTTTACCGTTGGTGAAGAAGTTAATGATTATGTTCCCCCAGGAGTTCTTGATGGTTTGGGTGCATTTGCTTTAGACGATGACACTGTAAGAATACTATCCAACCACGAATTTAGTGCTGATGAAGGTTATGCCTATACTCTAGCTAATGGTACAGAATTAACGGGCGCAAGAGTTAGTTACTTTGATATCAATAAAGAAACTTTGGAATTAGAAGATAGTGGTCTGGCTTATGACAAGATTTTTAATCGTGCTGGTGAAGAAGTAGACGAAGCTAGCGACTTAGAATTTGAAGGCATCGATCGCGCGTGTTCTGCACAATATGTTGCAGCGCACCAATTTGGTGATGGTCGTGGTTTAGAAGATAGTTTGTTCTTCACTGGGGAAGAAACTGATGGCGGTACGGAATTTGTTCTTGATTCTGCTACCAATACTCTTCATGCAGTTCCCTGGATGGGTCGCGCTGCTTGGGAAAATGTTACGGAATTAGATACTGGTACGACTGATAAAGTTGCTTTCTTGGTAGGAGACGACCGCGAGGCTGCACCTTTATTAATGTATGTTGGGGAAAAAGATCCTAGCCAAGATGCTGGCTTACTCGAACGCAATGGTCTATCTAACGGTGAACTCTACGCTTGGGTTCCTGATGGCGATCTTGCCGATACTCCCACTTTTACCGATGAAGAGGGTGAAGCAGTTGATGATGACAATGCACCAGACCCCGCTGGCTTTAGTGGTACTGGTAATAGTCAAGCTGGTAGTTGGGTTGAATTGGATTATTATCGTCCTGACTTGGCTGGTTCAGCTATAGATACCAACGATGACGGCGAAATTCAAGACGACTTGGGTTATGACGAATTAGGGTTTGCCACTCAAGCTCAACAAGACGAGTTAGTTATCGACGCTAGCGGTTTCCAATTTTCTCGTCCTGAAGATGTAGCTACCAATCCTGAAGATGGCACTCAAGCAGTTTTAGCTTCTACTGGGCGTGGTGGACGTTTTGCAGAAGATAACTGGGGGACTACTTACAAGATTGATGTGGAGTTTGGTCAATCAGGCGATCCTCTGACTGGACAGATTGACATCCTCTATGATGGCGACGATGCAGGTAATGGTCAATTTAAAGATTCTGACTTTGGTTTACGCAGTCCTGATAACTTAGATTGGGCTGATAATGGCAAAATTTTAATTCAGGAAGACCGTGCTACTTTTGCTGACGAGGACTTTGGTGGCACATCTGGCGAAGAAAGTTCCATCTGGGAATTAGCTCCAGAATCAGGTCAATTAACTCGCGTGGCGCAGATGGATCGTTCTGCTTTGCCTGAAGGTCAAACTGATAGTGAACCAGACGATGTTGGCAATTGGGAATCTTCGGGGATTCTTGATGTTTCTCACTTATTCGATCGAGCCTCTGGTACACGTTTTATCTATGGTGTTCAAGCTCACAGTCTTGAAGATGGCATTATTGCAGATGCTAATTTAGTTCAGGGTGGTCAATTGGCTTTCTTAACTACACAAGCACCTGGAGAAATTAGTACACACTACTTATAG
- a CDS encoding ACP phosphodiesterase: protein MNWLAHLLLAESNSEARLGNLLGDLVKGEQRQALNPRLQRGIECHQAIDIFTDRHLIVKRSKYRINSEYRRFAGILIDVFYDYVLANNWQDYSDIALAEFTTTVYASWSDYLEALPFYPQGVVRRLIAEDWLGSYSTLAGIEDTLARISWRLNRRSKRNYDLTPAIAELTFNYLALEKDFQEFFPQLRLHINNWHLVS from the coding sequence ATGAACTGGCTAGCTCATTTATTATTAGCCGAATCTAATTCTGAAGCTCGTTTGGGAAATTTACTAGGGGACTTAGTCAAAGGAGAACAAAGACAAGCTTTAAATCCCAGATTACAGCGGGGAATAGAATGTCATCAGGCGATCGACATTTTTACGGATCGACATTTAATAGTTAAACGTAGTAAATACAGAATTAATTCTGAGTATCGTCGGTTTGCTGGAATCTTAATTGATGTTTTTTATGATTATGTTTTAGCCAACAACTGGCAAGACTATTCAGACATAGCCTTAGCTGAATTTACTACTACCGTATATGCTTCTTGGTCAGATTACTTGGAAGCTTTGCCCTTTTATCCGCAAGGAGTTGTTCGCCGTTTAATCGCCGAAGATTGGCTTGGTTCATACAGTACTTTGGCAGGAATTGAAGATACTTTAGCTAGAATATCCTGGCGATTAAATAGACGCAGTAAGCGTAACTATGATTTGACTCCTGCGATCGCGGAATTGACTTTCAACTATTTAGCATTAGAAAAAGACTTTCAAGAATTTTTTCCCCAATTAAGATTACATATTAATAACTGGCATTTAGTCAGTTAA
- the clpB gene encoding ATP-dependent chaperone ClpB: protein MQPNNPQKFTEKAWQAIANVQDIAKQNQQQQVETEHLFKSLIAEEGLASSIFNKADVSVQLLRDRVDRFINSQPKVSNSNGSVFLGRSLDSLLDRAEQYRSEFGDDYISIEHLVLGFAQDDRFGRKLLQDVGLNQNKLKDIIKQVRGNQKVTDQNPEGKYQALEKYGRELTQLAREGKLDPVIGRDEEIRRTIQILSRRTKNNPVLIGEPGVGKTAIVEGLAQRIINRDVPESLRDRTVVALDMGALIAGAKLRGEFEERLKAVLKEVTESQGNVIMFVDEIHTVVGAGAAQGSMDAGNLLKPMLARGELRCIGATTLDEYRKYIEKDAALERRFQSVLVGEPNVVDTISILRGLKERYEGHHGVSITDTALVAAATLSNRYISDRFLPDKAIDLVDEAAAKLKMEITSKPEELDEVDRKILQLEMERLSLEKENDPISKERLEKLEKELADLKEEQSEINAQWQSEKEVIDQIRDFKEQINAVNLEIEQAERAYDLNRAAELRHGKLPKLQEQVVEIEQKLAQRQTTGKSLLREEVLESDIAEIIAKWTGIPLRKLIESEKSKLLNLESELHERVIGQEEAVTAVADSIQRSRAGLSDPNRPTASFIFLGPTGVGKTELAKALAQSLFDTQEAIVRIDMSEYMEKHSVSRLVGAPPGYVGYDEGGQLTEAIRRRPYSVILFDEIEKAHPDVFNLMLQILDDGRLTDSQGRTVDFTNTIIIMTSNIGSQYILDVSGDDSQYEEMRSRVMAAMRDSFRPEFLNRIDEIIIFHALAKEQLRQIVQLQIRGLEQRLSDQKLAFKISDAGLDYLADLGYDPVYGARPLKRAISRYLETAIAKSILRGEYHGGDTIFVDVEGERLVFKKLSAEMLTK from the coding sequence ATGCAACCAAACAACCCCCAAAAGTTCACGGAAAAAGCGTGGCAAGCGATCGCCAATGTTCAAGATATCGCTAAACAAAACCAACAGCAACAGGTTGAGACAGAACATTTATTCAAATCCTTGATTGCAGAAGAAGGATTAGCCAGCAGCATTTTTAATAAAGCTGATGTTAGTGTACAGTTGCTGCGCGATCGAGTCGATCGATTTATTAATAGTCAACCGAAAGTTAGTAATTCTAACGGCAGCGTTTTTTTGGGACGTAGTTTAGATAGTCTATTAGATCGTGCCGAACAATATCGCAGCGAATTTGGCGATGACTATATTTCCATTGAGCATCTCGTATTAGGCTTCGCTCAAGACGATCGCTTTGGACGTAAACTACTACAAGACGTTGGTTTAAACCAAAACAAACTAAAGGACATTATAAAACAGGTGCGTGGAAACCAAAAAGTAACGGATCAAAACCCTGAAGGGAAGTATCAGGCACTGGAAAAATATGGTCGAGAGCTAACTCAACTGGCAAGAGAAGGTAAACTAGATCCAGTAATTGGTCGAGATGAAGAAATCCGCCGTACTATTCAAATCTTATCCCGCCGTACCAAAAATAACCCCGTATTGATTGGTGAACCAGGTGTAGGTAAAACAGCTATTGTCGAAGGATTAGCTCAACGAATTATTAACCGTGACGTACCTGAATCCTTACGCGATCGCACTGTAGTCGCTCTTGACATGGGTGCTTTGATTGCTGGTGCGAAGCTAAGAGGGGAGTTTGAAGAACGTCTTAAAGCGGTACTAAAAGAAGTTACCGAGTCTCAAGGTAATGTCATCATGTTCGTCGATGAAATCCATACAGTTGTTGGTGCTGGCGCTGCCCAGGGTTCGATGGACGCAGGAAATTTACTCAAGCCGATGTTAGCGCGGGGTGAACTACGCTGTATTGGCGCAACCACTCTTGATGAATATCGCAAGTATATTGAGAAAGACGCAGCTTTAGAAAGGCGTTTTCAGTCAGTACTAGTTGGTGAACCCAACGTGGTCGATACTATCTCGATTCTGCGAGGATTAAAAGAGCGTTACGAAGGACATCACGGAGTATCGATTACAGATACAGCCTTGGTTGCCGCGGCAACTTTGTCTAATCGCTATATAAGCGATCGCTTTTTACCCGATAAGGCGATCGACCTAGTGGATGAAGCAGCAGCCAAACTAAAAATGGAGATTACTTCTAAGCCTGAAGAGTTAGATGAAGTCGATCGCAAAATTCTTCAGTTAGAAATGGAAAGACTGTCTTTAGAGAAAGAAAATGATCCGATCTCTAAAGAAAGATTAGAAAAGCTGGAAAAAGAACTGGCAGACCTAAAAGAAGAGCAATCAGAAATAAACGCTCAATGGCAGTCGGAAAAAGAAGTAATTGACCAAATTCGTGATTTTAAAGAACAAATAAACGCAGTTAACCTGGAAATTGAACAGGCAGAACGAGCTTACGATCTCAACCGTGCTGCGGAATTACGTCATGGTAAATTGCCCAAACTTCAGGAACAAGTTGTCGAAATCGAGCAAAAACTAGCGCAAAGGCAAACCACAGGTAAATCTCTGTTACGAGAAGAAGTTTTAGAGTCGGATATTGCCGAGATTATCGCCAAGTGGACGGGGATTCCTCTGAGAAAATTAATTGAGTCGGAAAAATCCAAGCTGCTTAATTTAGAGTCGGAATTACATGAGCGAGTCATTGGACAAGAAGAGGCTGTAACTGCCGTAGCGGATTCAATTCAGCGATCGCGCGCTGGACTATCAGATCCCAATCGTCCTACCGCTAGTTTTATCTTCCTAGGTCCAACTGGAGTTGGTAAAACCGAATTAGCTAAAGCTTTGGCGCAAAGTCTGTTTGATACTCAAGAAGCGATCGTACGCATCGATATGTCGGAATATATGGAGAAACATTCTGTATCCCGTTTGGTGGGTGCGCCTCCAGGATATGTTGGTTACGACGAAGGGGGACAATTAACCGAGGCAATTCGCCGTCGTCCCTATTCGGTGATTTTATTTGACGAAATTGAAAAAGCGCATCCTGATGTCTTCAATTTGATGCTACAAATTTTAGATGATGGCAGACTGACAGATTCTCAGGGTCGTACTGTGGACTTCACTAATACCATTATTATCATGACCAGTAATATTGGTTCGCAGTACATCTTAGATGTCTCAGGTGATGATAGCCAATACGAAGAAATGCGCTCGCGGGTTATGGCTGCAATGCGAGATAGCTTCCGTCCTGAATTCCTGAATCGTATTGACGAGATAATTATCTTCCACGCCTTAGCCAAAGAACAGTTACGCCAGATCGTTCAATTACAGATTCGCGGTTTAGAACAACGTTTGTCAGACCAAAAACTAGCCTTTAAAATATCTGATGCTGGTTTAGACTACTTGGCTGATTTGGGCTATGACCCAGTATATGGTGCTAGACCATTAAAACGAGCGATTTCTCGTTATTTAGAAACAGCGATCGCCAAATCGATTCTGCGGGGAGAATATCACGGCGGGGATACTATCTTTGTTGATGTCGAAGGGGAAAGACTGGTGTTTAAAAAATTGTCAGCCGAGATGTTGACTAAATAA